From Glycine soja cultivar W05 chromosome 4, ASM419377v2, whole genome shotgun sequence, the proteins below share one genomic window:
- the LOC114410634 gene encoding splicing factor 3B subunit 2 yields LFPLFCCIFLPSTPTRVETPDVIDLRKQQRKEPKKPLYQVLEEKKEKIAPGTLLGTTHTYVVNTGTQDKSGAKRIDLLRGQKLYKVDVTLLPQELDAMENVLPAKYEEAREEKKLRNQCEDSSDMVAKARREKISERMKILQDLVPGFNKVVGAAIIFEVQRSSRSEARKEELRRREIHVVFLPFSVIDYMF; encoded by the exons TTATTTCCTCTTTTCTGTTGCATTTTCCTTCCTAGCACTCCCACTAGAGTGGAGACACCTGATGTTATTGACCTTCGTAAGCAGCAGAGGAAGGAACCTAAAAAGCCTCTTTATCAA GTACttgaagagaagaaggaaaaaattgcTCCAGGAACTTTGCTTGGAACTACACACAC TTATGTGGTTAACACTGGCACCCAGGACAAGTCAGGGGCTAAAAGG ATTGATTTACTTAGAGGACAAAAGTTATATAAAGTAGATGTCACTTTACTGCCACAAGAGTTGGATGCCATGGAAAATGTTTTACCCGCGAA GTATGAAGAAGCAAGGGAGGAAAAGAAGTTACGAAATCAGTGTGAGGATTCTAGTGACATGGTGGCAAAG GCTCGAAGGGAAAAGATTAGTGAAAGGATGAAAATTCTTCAAGATTTGGTCCCTGGTTTTAATAAG GTTGTAGGAGCTGCCATCATCTTTGAGGTGCAAAGAAGTTCAAGATCAGaagcaagaaaagaagaattacGTAGACGGGAGATACATGTTGTCTTCTTGCCTTTCTCTGTCATAGATTATATGTTTTGA
- the LOC114410633 gene encoding eugenol synthase 1-like, giving the protein MYTIKVANDPRTCNRVVTYPPSKNIISQNELISLWEQKALPPPHNIPVPILHSVFVRGDLVNFELRENDLEASSLYPDYNYTSIHQLLDIFLANPPTPASAAFE; this is encoded by the exons ATGTACACTATTAAAGTAGCAAATGATCCAAGAACATGCAATCGTGTTGTTACTTACCCACCATCGAAGAATATCATATCACAAAATGAGTTGATATCATTGTGGGAGCAAAAAG CCTTACCCCCTCCACACAATATTCCAGTTCCCATTCTTCATAGTGTATTTGTTAGAGGGGACCTCGTGAACTTTGAGCTACGGGAAAATGACCTTGAAGCTTCAAGCCTATATCCTGATTATAACTACACATCAATTCATCAACTTCTTGATATATTTCTTGCTAATCCTCCAACCCCTGCCTCTGCTGCTTTTGAGTGA
- the LOC114410632 gene encoding uncharacterized protein LOC114410632: MTTNIEAGNDDTWYLNSGCSNHMTGHKEWLVNFDMKKRSKVKFVDNRVIEAKGTTSDVLIQRKDGGQALITEVLYVHTMKNNLLSIGQLLQKGFSMNLHDDTMEIFDRMQKKILKAKISKNRTFQVKLGAFDS, encoded by the coding sequence atgacaacaaatATTGAGGCTGGAAACGATGATACTTGGTATCTTAACTCAGGATGCTCCAATCATATGACTGGACATAAAGAGTGGCTAGTGAATTTTGATATGAAGAAGAGAAGCAAGGTCAAATTCGTAGACAATAGAGTCATTGAAGCAAAAGGAACGACTAGTGATGTGCTTATCCAAAGAAAAGATGGAGGCCAGGCCTTGATAACAGAGGTTTTGTATGTTCACACAATGAAGAACAATCTGTTAAGCATTGGTCAGTTACTGCAAAAAGGATTCAGCATGAACCTCCATGATGATACAATGGAGATCTTTGacagaatgcagaagaaaatACTGAAGGCCAAAATCTCAAAGAACAGGACCTTCCAAGTGAAGCTAGGAGCATTTGATTCTTAG